A region of Triplophysa rosa linkage group LG16, Trosa_1v2, whole genome shotgun sequence DNA encodes the following proteins:
- the syngap1a gene encoding LOW QUALITY PROTEIN: ras/Rap GTPase-activating protein SynGAP (The sequence of the model RefSeq protein was modified relative to this genomic sequence to represent the inferred CDS: substituted 1 base at 1 genomic stop codon), producing MSYVSSQDGRCVSPCSRPHTPLNGHAHDSPGWSRQLRVRDGDQFYLLDQEEVHPLLMNDHRPVSHRHKLLRRTVSVPADTRPHPETEHARARRKSFATSRQRSMETPPTAPTQPFRQPSFLSRRLKGSIKRAKSQPKLDRTGSFRHMILPRFRSADQERTRLMQSFKESHSHESLLSPSSAAEALDLTLDEDAIIKPVHSSILGQEYCFEVTTASGTKCFACRSAAERDKWIENLQRAVKPNKDNSRRVDNVLKLWIIEARDLPAKKRYYCELCLDDMLYARTTSKPRTDTVFWGEHFEFNNLPAIRSLRLHLYKETDKKRRKEKSTYLGLVSIPISSITGRQFVEQWYPVIQPSVLAKGGGVGSGKIINASLRLKSRYQTMNILPMELYKEFAEYVTNNYRTLCGVLEPLLSVKSKEEVACALVHILQSTGKAKDFLSDMAMSEVDRFIDREHLIFRENTLATKAIEEFLKLIAHRYLKDTIGEFIRALYESEENCEVDPMRTPPSVLADHQANLRMCCELALCKIINSHCVFPRELKEVFASWRVRCAERGREDIADRLISSSLFLRFLCPAIMSPSLFNLTQEYPSERTSRTLTLIAKVVQNLASFSKFSGKEDYMCFMNEFLEMEWGSMQQFLYEISNLECVSNAGAFEGYIDLGRELSILHSLLWEVMAQLSKVRTSFTXSDLHSSTSSVNMFSHLPLLLQDAILKLGPLPRLLNDISVALRNPQLHRQASHQPPERHLSRPTFSRLATNDFQSLMMRDLNSSIDISRLPSPTAGLSGSGVLSHPGMAAFSERDHRGNKDVFYVTRPPLARSSPAYCTSSSDITEPDPKDSRINSVSNLHSVNDLLNSSQGSLAGLGSLAGLAGYGPLGGAPLRAGGRVSAGSGGSSMSGGLRLSHSGGLTTDSLSQQQQQQAAAMHVPLSFQNPLFHLASDGPQYHTPPHVPSAAPPPLLLAPEPENGHAGFGVPSFGHSGFSRSEDLSALRTQNSLVQPNIVHSHSYSDDFTRHNQADYARRQLSLQVQENLQQQVLMGITPQTATGTGTPASLATPPTTIHPVRQASMGPPPSQRVRPQPSHQLSVSSAANATPPKARPQSGNLLQSPDSSFGARQLPRQQLSVKDSPAPGLPHQSSTATENATPQGGANENAENPQSNQPAKPAQQSNPQHQLKPTPNKQGSKSPSTLNPPTAASERTVAWVSNMPHLSADIESLRVDREDFKLKEHSKSMDESRLDRVREYEEEIYSLKERLMMSHRKLEEYERRLQSQEHQTSKILLQYQSRLDDSERRLHMQQMEKDSQIKGIINRLMAVEGELRGSGMPDLKSRIFTEQPIYGAHSGT from the exons agtTTTCTCAGCCGCCGTCTGAAAGGATCCATTAAAAGAGCAAAAAGTCAACCCAAACTCGACCGCACCGGCAGCTTCCGACACATGATTCTCCCACGGTTCCGCAGTGCTGACCAGgagag GACGCGTCTCATGCAGAGTTTTAAGGAGTCTCACTCTCATGAGTCCCTGCTCTCTCCGAGCAGTGCGGCCGAGGCGCTGGACCTCACGCTGGACGAGGACGCCATCATCAAACCCGTTCACTCCAGTATACTCGGTCAGGAGTACTGCTTCgag GTGACGACCGCATCGGGGACGAAATGTTTCGCGTGTCGTTCTGCAGCCGAGAGAGACAAATGGATCGAGAATCTGCAGCGAGCCGTGAAACCAAACAAG gACAACAGTCGGCGTGTCGATAATGTGCTGAAGCTGTGGATCATCGAGGCCAGAGATCTTCCAGCTAAGAAGCGTTATTACTGCGAGCTGTGTCTGGACGACATGCTGTACGCTCGGACCACCAGCAAACCACGAACAGACACAGTGTTCTGGGGCGAACACTTTGAGTTTAATAACCTGCCCGCCATCCGCAGTCTGAGACTACACCTGTACAAAGAAACTGACAAGAAGAGACGAAAG gAGAAGAGCACTTATCTGGGTCTGGTGAGCATCCCCATCTCCAGTATCACAGGCCGTCAGTTTGTGGAGCAGTGGTATCCCGTCATTCAGCCCAGTGTTCTGGCCAAAGGGGGCGGGGTCGGCAGCGGGAAGATCATCAACGCCTCCCTGCGCCTCAAATCTCGCTATCAGACCATGAACATTCTGCCCATGGAGCTGTACAAAGAGTTCGCCGAGTACGTCACCAATAACTACAGGACGCTGTGCGGAGTTCTGGAGCCTCTGCTGAGCGTCAAGAGTAAAGAGGAGGTGGCGTGTGCGCTGGTGCACATCCTGCAGAGCACAGGAAAAGCTAAG GACTTCCTGTCTGACATGGCCATGAGCGAGGTGGATCGGTTTATCGACCGTGAACATCTGATCTTCAGAGAGAACACGCTGGCCACTAAAGCCATCGAGGAGTTCCTGAAGCTTATAGCACATCGCTATCTCAAAGACACCATCG GTGAGTTCATTCGAGCGCTGTATGAGTCTGAGGAGAACTGTGAGGTGGATCCCATGAGAACTCCTCCGTCAGTGCTAGCCGATCATCAGGCTAATCTGCGCATGTGCTGCGAGCTGGCTCTCTGCAAGATCATCAATTCTCATTG TGTGTTTCCTCGGGAACTGAAGGAGGTTTTTGCGTCGTGGCGCGTGCGGTGCGCTGAACGTGGTCGAGAGGACATCGCAGATCGTCTCATCAGCTCATCTCTCTTCCTGCGCTTCCTGTGTCCTGCCATCATGTCTCCATCTCTCTTTAATCTGACGCAGGAGTATCCGTCTGAACGCACCTCACGAACACTCACCCTCATCGCCAAGGTGGTGCAGAACCTGGCCAGCTTCTCAAA GTTTAGTGGCAAGGAGGATTATATGTGCTTCATGAATGAGTTTCTGGAGATGGAGTGGGGCTCCATGCAGCAATTTCTCTATGAGATCTCAAATCTGGAGTGTGTGAGTAACGCAGGAGCGTTCGAGGGTTATATTGATCTGGGCCGAGAGCTTTCTATCTTGCACAGTTTACTCTGGGAGGTCATGGCACAGCTCAGTAAGGTACGCACATCATTCACATGATCAGATCTACATTCATCCACATCATCTGTCAATATGTTCAGTCATCTTCCTCTGTTGCTTCAGGATGCCATATTGAAATTGGGGCCATTGCCACGGTTACTGAATGACATCAGCGTGGCACTGCGGAACCCTCAGCTGCACCGTCAGGCCAGTCACCAGCCGCCCGAACGTCACCTGTCACGACCCACCTTCAGTCGCCTAGCCACCAATGACTTCCAGAGTCTCATGATGAGAGATCTAAACAG cTCTATAGACATCTCTCGTCTCCCCTCTCCTACGGCGGGTTTGTCCGGCAGTGGTGTTCTCTCTCATCCCGGCATGGCTGCTTTCTCTGAACGCGATCACCGTGGCAACAAAGATGTGTTTTATGTCACCCGCCCTCCTCTTGCACGCTCAAGCCCCGCCTACTGCACTAGCAGCTCTGACATCACTGAACCAGACCcaaag gactCGCGCATTAACAGCGTCTCAAATCTGCACTCCGTCAACGATCTGCTCAACTCATCTCAGGGGTCTCTCGCCGGACTG GGGTCTCTCGCCGGACTGGCCGGCTACGGTCCGCTGGGCGGCGCTCCTCTCAGAGCCGGAGGTCGCGTGTCGGCGGGTTCGGGCGGCTCCAGCATGTCGGGCGGTTTGCGTCTGAGTCACTCGGGTGGCCTGACGACAGACTCGCTGtcccagcagcagcagcagcaggcgGCCGCCATGCATGTGCCTCTGTCCTTCCAGAACCCTCTGTTCCACCTGGCTTCTGATGGGCCGCAGTACCACACACCGCCGCACGTCCCCTCTGCCGCCCCGCCCCCTCTGCTGCTGGCTCCTGAGCCCGAGAATGGTCACGCAGGATTTGGCGTGCCGTCGTTCGGCCACAGCGGCTTCTCTCGCAGCGAAGACCTGTCGGCCCTGCGGACGCAGAACAGTCTGGTGCAGCCCAACATCGTCCACTCGCACAGCTACAGCGACGACTTCACTCGTCACAACCAGGCCGACTACGCCCGCAGACAGCTGTCGCTGCAGGTGCAG GAGAATCTTCAGCAGCAGGTTCTAATGGGCATCACCCCACAGACAGCCACAGGCACCGGCACGCCCGCCTCTCTGGCCACACCTCCCACCACCATTCATCCCGTCCGTCAGGCCTCCATGGGACCGCCTCCCTCTCAGCGTGTGAGACCCCAGCCCTCCCACCAGCTGTCGGTCAGCTCGGCCGCAAACGCCACCCCCCCCAAAGCCCGTCCTCAGAGTGGGAACCTGCTCCAGTCGCCAGACTCCAGTTTTGGGGCGAGGCAGTTGCCGAGGCAGCAGTTGTCGGTGAAGGATAGCCCCGCCCCCGGGCTGCCGCATCAGTCCAGCACGGCCACTGAGAACGCCACGCCTCAGGGGGGAGCCAATGAGAATGCAGAAAATCCCCAGAGTAACCAACCGGCCAAACCCGCGCAACAGAGCAACCCTCAACATCAACTCAAGCCCACCCCGAACAAAcag GGCTCCAAATCTCCGTCCACCCTCAATCCCCCAACAGCTGCGTCCGAGCGTACGGTGGCCTGGGTCTCTAACATGCCACATCTGTCTGCAGACATCGAGAGTCTCCGCGTGGACCGGGAGGATTTTAAACTGAAAGAACACTCCAAGAGCATGGACGAGTCTCGTCTGGACCGG GTGCGTGAATATGAGGAGGAGATTTACTCTCTGAAGGAGCGTCTGATGATGTCACACCGTAAGCTGGAGGAGTACGAGCGGCGTCTGCAGTCGCAGGAACATCAGACCAGTAAAATCCTGCTGCAGTATCAGAGTCGTCTGGACGACAGCGAGCGGCGTCTGCACATGCAACAGATGGAGAAAGACTCGCAGATCAAAGGCATCATCAACAG GTTGATGGCAGTCGAGGGTGAACTGAGAGGAAGCGGCATGCCAGACCTCAAGAGCAGAATATTTACGGAACAG CCCATTTATGGTGCCCATTCTGGAACTTGA